The Herminiimonas arsenitoxidans genome window below encodes:
- the flgB gene encoding flagellar basal body rod protein FlgB, with protein MEGITSKGHIPVVNRSSDDRFWETSVRLFSKRLEIVASNIANADTPNYKARDIDFNAALNRALAKPEKMPSVMSLPPSQVGNDLIPQLLYRTPSQQSIDGNTVEVDTERAVFIGTAIRYQFAMEQAIGTYKELNELFKNLK; from the coding sequence ATGGAAGGGATTACAAGCAAAGGCCATATACCCGTTGTGAACCGTAGTTCGGATGACCGGTTTTGGGAAACTTCAGTACGGTTATTTAGCAAGCGATTAGAAATTGTTGCCTCTAATATCGCAAATGCTGATACGCCTAACTATAAAGCACGTGATATTGATTTCAACGCGGCCCTAAACCGAGCCTTGGCTAAGCCTGAAAAGATGCCTTCAGTAATGTCATTGCCACCTTCACAGGTAGGTAATGATTTAATACCTCAACTTTTGTATCGCACGCCGTCTCAGCAAAGCATTGATGGGAATACTGTTGAGGTAGATACGGAACGAGCCGTATTTATAGGCACGGCTATTCGTTATCAATTTGCAATGGAGCAAGCCATTGGTACTTACAAAGAGTTAAATGAACTTTTCAAGAATCTTAAGTAG
- a CDS encoding Rossmann-fold NAD(P)-binding domain-containing protein, with translation MTLDYAETAAVVLTLKSVKPIYELSGDNSFTLKDVASELSNQSGKKVDYLDLPEQEYQSLLLNYGLPEGVAATIGNGRHWRCQR, from the coding sequence ATGACCTTAGATTATGCAGAAACGGCCGCAGTTGTGTTGACCTTAAAATCCGTTAAGCCAATCTACGAACTGTCCGGGGATAATAGCTTCACACTGAAAGATGTGGCTTCTGAATTGTCCAATCAGTCCGGCAAAAAGGTCGACTACCTTGACCTGCCCGAACAAGAGTATCAATCACTATTGCTTAACTATGGCCTTCCCGAAGGTGTCGCCGCTACCATTGGCAATGGCAGACACTGGCGCTGCCAACGGTGA
- a CDS encoding zinc ribbon domain-containing protein has protein sequence MKRKNIMGIFEKLLGGGHPRRQGSKHHDRYDNFSQRNQDDSWGARSQPVAASSANCDACGTANNAGASFCQQCGVSMVPLKCTGCNADMAAGMKFCGKCGKER, from the coding sequence ATGAAAAGGAAAAATATCATGGGTATATTTGAAAAACTTTTAGGTGGCGGCCATCCTCGTCGACAAGGTAGTAAGCATCATGATCGATACGATAACTTCTCGCAAAGGAATCAAGACGACAGCTGGGGAGCGCGATCACAACCTGTAGCAGCATCGAGTGCGAATTGTGACGCGTGTGGAACGGCAAACAATGCAGGGGCGAGTTTTTGTCAGCAATGTGGCGTTTCCATGGTGCCGCTTAAATGTACCGGATGTAATGCGGACATGGCTGCGGGGATGAAATTTTGCGGTAAGTGTGGCAAGGAACGTTGA
- a CDS encoding DNA-binding protein, with translation MARSGLLKSDVKKARDSLLAQQINPSVDAVRVALGNTGSKTTIHKYLKELDDDTTNPSPTISESLLDLVERLAAQLQAETDSQVDEIRSRFNEKDLEHVAAISEQQNAIAALSSQVLQLESDLSRERNSAAAVQELLQQEMLARHAADQQVVHLKERLAENESHRQSIEEKHLHAREALEHYRQSVKEQRDQDQRRHEQQIQQVQAEMRQLQQSLVIKQDEVTRLNQEGVRLITDLSHAQKSVYEQQTYGRQLEQKLEALPVIQQQHYVLVIKLEEKDMQLKELTTQISDAINRAAELSKDIHRLELELASANATIAVQEATNEHFRAHLERQ, from the coding sequence ATGGCCCGCTCTGGGTTGTTAAAGTCGGATGTAAAAAAAGCTAGGGATTCGTTGCTCGCGCAGCAGATCAACCCGTCAGTGGATGCTGTGCGGGTCGCTCTGGGGAATACGGGGTCTAAGACAACTATTCATAAATATCTCAAAGAGTTAGATGACGATACGACTAACCCCTCACCCACTATCAGTGAGTCGTTATTAGATTTGGTGGAGCGTCTGGCCGCGCAATTGCAGGCGGAAACAGATTCTCAAGTAGACGAAATCCGTTCGCGGTTTAATGAGAAGGATCTCGAGCATGTCGCGGCAATTTCCGAGCAGCAGAATGCGATCGCGGCATTGAGCAGTCAGGTCCTGCAACTTGAATCTGATCTATCTCGTGAAAGAAACTCTGCAGCCGCAGTACAGGAACTCCTGCAGCAAGAGATGCTGGCCAGACATGCAGCGGATCAGCAAGTTGTTCACCTAAAGGAGCGCTTGGCGGAAAATGAATCTCATCGCCAATCCATCGAAGAGAAACATCTGCATGCGCGTGAGGCACTAGAACATTACCGACAATCAGTGAAAGAACAACGCGACCAGGATCAACGTCGGCATGAGCAACAGATTCAGCAGGTGCAGGCAGAGATGCGCCAACTGCAACAAAGCCTGGTAATTAAACAGGATGAGGTAACACGCTTGAATCAGGAAGGCGTTAGGCTAATAACCGATTTGTCACATGCTCAAAAATCGGTTTATGAACAGCAGACTTATGGACGACAGCTAGAACAAAAACTGGAAGCATTGCCGGTGATCCAGCAGCAGCACTATGTTCTTGTGATTAAACTAGAGGAGAAAGATATGCAGCTCAAGGAGCTTACGACTCAGATATCCGATGCAATAAACCGAGCTGCGGAATTGAGCAAGGATATTCATCGACTGGAATTAGAGTTAGCTAGCGCTAACGCGACCATTGCGGTTCAAGAAGCGACTAATGAACACTTTCGTGCGCATTTAGAACGGCAATGA
- a CDS encoding DUF4148 domain-containing protein translates to MKSITQKTIFALTLSVASAAVFSQSAFAGESNYPVLTQTGPAKTKAQVQAELREARANGQMDVPDSAYPILAPSKSTKTRDQVKAELKQAQTSEELQKFERKYGG, encoded by the coding sequence ATGAAATCCATCACCCAAAAAACGATCTTCGCGTTGACTCTTTCCGTCGCATCAGCTGCCGTTTTTTCGCAATCTGCGTTCGCCGGTGAATCTAACTATCCAGTACTGACGCAAACCGGACCAGCGAAAACGAAGGCCCAGGTGCAAGCAGAACTGCGTGAAGCACGGGCTAACGGGCAGATGGATGTTCCCGATAGTGCCTACCCAATTTTGGCGCCATCAAAATCAACAAAAACGCGCGACCAAGTCAAAGCAGAATTGAAGCAAGCTCAAACTAGCGAAGAGTTACAAAAATTTGAAAGAAAATATGGCGGATAA
- a CDS encoding glycosyltransferase family 2 protein, with the protein MENLYPISRIDEVRASSYKLSVIVPLFNEESVLPIFHDRLEKTLSGLHHDWEIIYVDDGSTDKSHLILQRLRVNNSKIGVARFTRNFGKEEAMSAGLRLSTGDAAVIIDSDLQDPPELIPKMITAWLGGADIVNMRRRHRSGESWLKKATAHAFYRVINRLSDVPVPADVGDFRLLSRRAVEALNLLEERNRFMKGLFAWIGYKHVTLDYDRDARAAGITKWRYWRLWNFALEGITGFSVAPLKIATYLGSAFAGMAFLYAIYFLLKTLFIGESVKGFPTLIVTVMILGGLQLMAIGIIGEYLGRLFIESKRRPLYLLEEYEPPSSSKAEANPMMTSYN; encoded by the coding sequence ATGGAAAACTTATATCCGATTTCCCGTATCGATGAGGTGAGGGCTTCTTCATACAAATTATCAGTGATTGTTCCCTTGTTCAACGAGGAAAGCGTCTTACCGATCTTCCATGATCGTTTAGAAAAGACATTGTCAGGCCTACACCACGACTGGGAAATTATCTATGTCGATGATGGCAGTACAGATAAATCCCATCTTATTTTGCAGCGATTGAGAGTGAATAACTCCAAGATCGGCGTAGCTCGCTTTACCAGGAACTTCGGTAAGGAGGAAGCAATGAGCGCCGGCTTACGTTTGTCGACCGGAGATGCGGCGGTCATTATTGATTCAGACCTTCAAGATCCACCGGAGCTTATCCCGAAGATGATCACTGCATGGTTGGGCGGTGCCGATATTGTCAATATGCGTAGACGTCACCGCAGCGGCGAGTCCTGGTTAAAAAAAGCAACTGCACATGCCTTTTATCGAGTCATCAATCGTTTAAGTGATGTGCCCGTTCCCGCAGACGTTGGAGATTTTCGCTTATTAAGCAGACGAGCTGTAGAAGCGCTCAATCTTTTAGAGGAGCGCAACCGATTTATGAAAGGCTTGTTTGCCTGGATAGGCTACAAGCATGTGACGCTGGATTATGACAGAGACGCGCGTGCGGCTGGCATAACCAAATGGCGTTACTGGCGACTTTGGAACTTTGCGCTGGAGGGAATTACCGGATTTTCTGTGGCTCCACTAAAGATCGCAACCTATCTGGGCTCGGCGTTTGCCGGCATGGCGTTTCTGTATGCCATCTATTTTCTTCTAAAGACTTTATTCATCGGCGAATCCGTTAAAGGATTTCCGACGTTGATAGTCACCGTAATGATACTCGGTGGATTGCAATTAATGGCCATTGGAATTATCGGTGAGTACTTAGGCAGACTTTTTATTGAAAGCAAACGGCGTCCTCTGTATTTGCTAGAAGAGTATGAGCCACCATCATCTTCTAAGGCTGAAGCGAATCCGATGATGACTTCATATAACTAG
- a CDS encoding TetR/AcrR family transcriptional regulator has translation MTSTRTRQPDLLRERILDATQEVLLADGFALLTQERVLQRLGISKGGLQHHFRTKAQLIDGLFERVFEAFAVDYEEVLKEEPAGPAQHIRTYMRLAMQGGERVQIIGRAITLLAISEEKYLAEWADYTSAMSEADSINKDIHLACRMFSDGLWYSHVIGPPIERKAANAAYKLMLDLIERN, from the coding sequence ATGACATCTACACGAACTCGACAACCTGATTTGCTACGTGAACGTATTCTCGATGCAACTCAAGAGGTGCTGCTTGCCGACGGCTTTGCCTTATTGACGCAAGAGCGCGTTCTCCAAAGGCTTGGAATTTCGAAAGGAGGTCTGCAGCATCACTTCCGAACCAAGGCGCAGCTAATAGATGGCTTGTTTGAACGGGTTTTTGAGGCATTCGCGGTCGACTACGAGGAAGTGCTTAAAGAGGAGCCAGCTGGGCCTGCACAACACATCCGTACTTACATGCGATTGGCCATGCAAGGGGGCGAGCGAGTGCAGATAATTGGCCGTGCCATTACCTTGCTCGCTATTAGCGAAGAGAAGTACTTAGCGGAATGGGCGGATTACACCAGCGCAATGAGCGAGGCGGACTCAATCAATAAAGATATACATTTAGCCTGCAGGATGTTCTCAGATGGGCTGTGGTACAGCCACGTTATCGGACCACCAATAGAGCGAAAAGCCGCAAACGCAGCCTATAAACTCATGTTGGATTTAATCGAAAGAAACTAA
- a CDS encoding MgtC/SapB family protein has protein sequence MDWKMELLFAARIALAGLLGAIIGLDRERQGSDAGVRTCMAISIGACAFSLVSMHVVNGDPTRIAAQVVSGIGFLGAGVILQVRGRIEGLTTAATLWATASVGMASAFGMYVLAILTTALIYGMLVLHHFPGWKRFTRKKCSSKDQVAHHDVEK, from the coding sequence GTGGACTGGAAAATGGAATTGCTCTTTGCCGCCAGAATCGCGCTCGCGGGTCTTCTCGGCGCAATTATTGGACTGGATCGAGAGCGCCAAGGGAGTGATGCGGGGGTCCGGACTTGTATGGCCATCTCGATTGGTGCGTGTGCGTTTAGCTTAGTCTCGATGCATGTCGTTAACGGAGATCCGACCAGAATTGCAGCACAAGTGGTTAGTGGAATTGGTTTTCTTGGCGCAGGAGTGATTCTACAAGTTCGAGGAAGAATAGAAGGGTTAACGACTGCAGCTACCCTATGGGCAACCGCATCTGTTGGCATGGCAAGTGCATTCGGCATGTACGTTCTAGCCATACTAACCACAGCACTTATCTACGGCATGTTAGTGCTCCATCACTTTCCTGGGTGGAAACGATTTACACGTAAAAAATGCAGTTCTAAAGATCAAGTGGCACACCACGATGTGGAGAAATAG
- a CDS encoding heavy metal sensor histidine kinase: MKFLRRMSLTTRFGILFCLVSIFIFTGVGTYLYRALSSELESRDDQELIGKIGLMQHIAEETESVASIQQDPHFFLDASANHDKLIVLLKDSQGSIVLHTNTDQGTLPQIYALPINESATRASIKSILTSTGLTARAISAKAKLRSGEQLKIIVARTTSDRMELLDAYRVEVWGAAISGTLLAALLGYLLVHQGLRPIRTIASKARSITVHRLDTHLDIDSAPQELHELVQAFNAMLDRLSSSFQRLNQFSADLAHDLRTPLNNLMVQTQVALTKARTTDDYQSLMISNIEEYERLAHMVESMLFLARAEHTQVTVNKKEINSVEQLQRIADYFEGVAEEAGVLITVSGSGSIYADAVLLRRAISNLMANAIRYTPIGGTISLRAEPILSGSIVSVTNPGVGIDEEHIPRLFDRFYRADTARSNSASSTGLGLAIVQSIMLLHSGKADATSKINELTCFTLTFPND, from the coding sequence ATGAAGTTCTTGCGAAGAATGTCTTTAACAACACGATTTGGTATTTTATTTTGTCTTGTGTCGATTTTTATCTTCACGGGTGTTGGTACCTATTTATACCGCGCGCTATCTAGCGAACTGGAATCGCGTGACGATCAAGAATTAATCGGAAAGATAGGGTTAATGCAGCACATTGCAGAAGAAACAGAATCGGTCGCTTCTATCCAACAAGATCCACACTTTTTCTTGGACGCATCTGCCAATCATGACAAGTTGATTGTATTGTTAAAGGATAGTCAAGGCAGCATTGTTTTACATACAAATACTGACCAAGGTACGTTACCTCAAATCTATGCACTTCCGATTAATGAGTCCGCAACCAGAGCATCTATCAAATCGATACTGACCTCTACAGGTCTAACTGCACGTGCGATTTCAGCTAAAGCAAAATTGCGTAGCGGTGAACAATTGAAAATTATTGTCGCGCGCACGACCTCCGATCGCATGGAATTATTGGATGCATATCGAGTCGAGGTATGGGGGGCAGCTATAAGCGGCACGCTCTTAGCAGCGCTTCTAGGATATCTGTTGGTGCATCAAGGATTGCGTCCGATACGGACCATCGCCAGTAAAGCTCGCTCCATCACTGTTCATCGATTGGATACACACCTGGACATAGATTCAGCGCCACAGGAACTGCATGAGTTAGTACAGGCATTTAATGCCATGCTGGACAGACTGAGCAGTAGCTTTCAAAGATTAAATCAGTTTTCTGCAGATTTAGCTCATGATTTGCGTACTCCTTTAAATAATCTGATGGTTCAAACGCAAGTCGCGTTGACGAAAGCGCGAACTACGGATGACTACCAAAGTTTAATGATTTCGAATATTGAAGAGTATGAGCGGCTGGCCCATATGGTCGAGAGTATGCTTTTTCTTGCTCGTGCAGAGCATACTCAGGTTACTGTCAACAAAAAAGAAATTAATTCAGTAGAGCAATTGCAACGGATCGCTGATTATTTTGAAGGTGTAGCAGAGGAGGCGGGTGTGCTAATTACGGTCAGTGGAAGCGGGAGTATTTATGCAGATGCGGTTCTATTGCGACGGGCTATAAGTAACCTTATGGCAAATGCGATACGTTACACACCTATTGGAGGCACGATCAGCTTGCGTGCTGAGCCAATACTTTCTGGGTCAATTGTGAGCGTTACCAATCCAGGAGTTGGAATTGATGAAGAACACATACCTAGGCTATTTGATCGTTTTTACCGAGCTGATACTGCGCGCTCAAACTCTGCATCGTCTACTGGTTTAGGCTTGGCGATAGTGCAATCGATTATGCTGCTGCACAGCGGAAAGGCTGATGCAACAAGTAAGATAAACGAACTGACTTGTTTTACTCTAACTTTTCCAAATGATTAA
- a CDS encoding Rossmann-fold NAD(P)-binding domain-containing protein has protein sequence MLEKNYELTGPRLMNFDEIADEINRGAGCELKYISLSPETYVTEQIAQGVLADWAYMLSSAYEDISKGKLDKISRDVATVLGKPSRDFSTFVSGVDKAGTWRGGEG, from the coding sequence TTGTTGGAAAAAAACTATGAACTTACCGGTCCACGCTTAATGAACTTTGACGAAATTGCCGATGAAATAAACCGCGGCGCAGGCTGCGAACTCAAATATATTTCTCTCTCTCCGGAGACGTATGTCACTGAGCAGATTGCGCAAGGCGTGTTGGCTGATTGGGCATATATGCTAAGTTCCGCTTACGAAGATATCTCCAAGGGAAAGCTGGACAAAATATCGCGTGATGTAGCAACTGTTTTGGGCAAGCCATCCCGCGATTTTTCCACTTTTGTCTCAGGGGTAGATAAAGCTGGGACTTGGAGAGGCGGGGAGGGTTAG
- a CDS encoding Rossmann-fold NAD(P)-binding domain-containing protein: MRAAEQHIVNAGLNLVSLRLRWLFQNFSEDFLLPAVLSGELRIPAGSGKEAFVDADDIADVAVAVLTDDRLVGKKL, from the coding sequence ATGCGTGCAGCCGAACAGCACATCGTCAATGCAGGTTTGAACCTTGTCAGTCTAAGGCTGCGTTGGCTCTTTCAAAATTTCAGTGAAGATTTCCTTCTACCCGCAGTACTTTCAGGTGAGCTGCGAATACCAGCGGGCAGTGGTAAGGAAGCATTTGTGGATGCAGACGATATCGCCGATGTTGCCGTCGCTGTCTTGACGGACGACCGGCTTGTTGGAAAAAAACTATGA
- a CDS encoding cation diffusion facilitator family transporter yields MSAGHTHVSPKGQNQKYLLMAFVLTSTFLVAEVIGGLVTGSLALLSDAAHMLTDASALAIALIAIQIAKRAADARRTFGYHRFEILAASFNAIMLFFVAMYILYEAYRRFQSPMEIQSTGMLIIATLGLIINLISMKLLSAGKDASLNIKGAYLEVWSDMLGSIGVIAGALIIRFTGWIWVDSIIAVGIGFWVLPRTWILLRESINVLLEGVPEHIDLEKVRKSVLEIAGVNSVHDLHVWSISSGNTSLTMHVVGEDQNIGEDTLLATIQEVLAKQWEIHHTTIQIEKEACDQASEDHTFGPASEPESAHSKESWPLAN; encoded by the coding sequence ATGAGCGCAGGTCACACCCATGTATCACCCAAAGGGCAGAATCAAAAGTATCTGCTAATGGCGTTCGTATTAACGTCAACCTTCTTGGTTGCGGAAGTCATTGGAGGCTTGGTAACCGGAAGCCTGGCGTTGCTGTCTGATGCCGCACACATGCTCACCGACGCTAGCGCTCTGGCTATTGCACTGATAGCGATTCAGATAGCCAAACGTGCAGCCGATGCGCGACGAACTTTTGGCTATCACCGTTTCGAAATCTTAGCCGCGTCATTCAACGCGATCATGCTGTTCTTTGTGGCTATGTACATCCTATACGAAGCCTATCGACGATTCCAATCTCCCATGGAGATTCAATCGACAGGAATGCTTATCATTGCCACTCTCGGTTTGATTATCAACTTGATCAGCATGAAATTACTAAGTGCCGGAAAGGACGCAAGTCTCAATATCAAGGGGGCTTATCTGGAGGTATGGAGCGATATGCTGGGGTCCATAGGAGTCATTGCCGGCGCTCTGATCATTCGCTTTACGGGATGGATTTGGGTGGATTCAATTATTGCTGTCGGAATTGGCTTTTGGGTTCTGCCAAGGACATGGATATTGCTGAGGGAAAGTATAAATGTCTTGCTTGAAGGCGTGCCGGAACATATTGATTTGGAAAAAGTCCGGAAATCAGTTTTAGAAATTGCCGGCGTTAACAGTGTGCACGACTTACACGTCTGGTCAATTTCCAGTGGAAATACTAGCTTGACGATGCATGTTGTTGGAGAGGATCAGAACATTGGCGAAGATACTTTATTGGCAACAATTCAAGAGGTCTTGGCAAAGCAATGGGAAATCCATCACACCACGATACAGATTGAAAAGGAAGCATGTGATCAAGCCTCAGAAGATCATACATTCGGACCTGCGTCTGAACCTGAAAGTGCCCATTCAAAGGAAAGTTGGCCATTAGCGAATTGA
- a CDS encoding heavy metal response regulator transcription factor, whose protein sequence is MRILLVEDEVKAGEYLRKGLSEAGFIVDWAQTGTDGLHQALHESYDLIVLDVMLPKLNGWQLLQELRKTRDTTVLFLTARDDIEDRVKGLELGADDYLVKPFSFMELIARVRTLLRRGPTRESDVIEISDMVIDVLRRRVIRNGERIDLTGKEFSLLHLLAKRQGEVLSRSLIASQVWDMNFDSDTNVVDVAVRRLRAKLDDPYSRKLIQTVRGIGYVLEERQ, encoded by the coding sequence ATGCGTATCCTATTAGTCGAAGATGAGGTGAAGGCAGGGGAGTACTTGCGCAAAGGATTGAGCGAAGCGGGATTTATCGTCGATTGGGCGCAAACCGGGACCGATGGATTGCATCAAGCTTTACACGAGTCGTATGACCTGATTGTCCTCGACGTCATGCTACCCAAACTCAACGGCTGGCAACTACTGCAAGAGCTGCGTAAAACACGTGACACAACGGTACTTTTTCTAACTGCACGGGATGACATAGAAGATAGGGTCAAAGGTCTGGAGCTGGGGGCAGATGATTATCTTGTCAAACCATTCTCTTTTATGGAGCTAATCGCAAGAGTGCGCACCTTGCTGCGTAGAGGCCCGACACGTGAGTCCGATGTGATTGAAATATCGGACATGGTAATTGATGTGTTAAGGCGTCGCGTCATTCGCAATGGCGAGCGCATCGATTTAACAGGCAAGGAATTTTCCTTGCTTCATCTTTTAGCAAAACGTCAGGGTGAGGTTTTGTCCCGCTCATTAATCGCATCTCAAGTATGGGATATGAATTTCGATAGCGATACGAATGTTGTTGATGTCGCGGTACGTCGTTTGAGAGCGAAACTAGACGATCCATATTCACGCAAGCTTATTCAAACGGTGCGAGGTATTGGATATGTACTAGAGGAGCGACAATGA
- a CDS encoding SDR family oxidoreductase → MILITGANGQLGRLVIEKLLQDIPAKMIVAAVRHPEKAHDLRLCRNGRSCVDLKIR, encoded by the coding sequence ATGATTTTGATTACCGGAGCGAATGGCCAATTAGGAAGATTGGTCATTGAGAAGTTACTGCAAGACATTCCTGCGAAGATGATAGTTGCAGCCGTTCGCCATCCAGAGAAAGCCCATGACCTTAGATTATGCAGAAACGGCCGCAGTTGTGTTGACCTTAAAATCCGTTAA